The window GCCTTCGACGAAGTCGCCCGCCGCAAAGTCATCAAGGCCTTGATCGAGTATCCGACCGCGTAAACAACAGGCTCCTCACAAAGCACTTTTTGTTAGGCGGATCAGCCATGGCCAAACGCCTGCCGGTCCACGCCATTGAGACGAGCGGTCTCCTCCAGCAATCCTTGGGGATAAATCGCCATGCAAAGATCAATCGGGCTGACAATGTCTCCAAGCCTCACAAAATTGCTGGTCTTGGTATCAAATGCCAGGACACCATCGGCTGGGCGATACCACGACAGCATGGGAAGAACCCCCAACTCCAACATCAGCTTGGGCAGGCTGAGAAAGCCCTGGTCCTCCATAAATTCCCGGATCTCATCCATCTCCGGCGCAGGCCCGATCAGCCATGGCTGAGAGGTTTGCTATGATTTAGCCACACTGGTTGGTTAAACCAAGTTTCAGGCCCCCCGGACCTAATACGCATCCCGATGCCTCTTTCCCTAGCCGCAGAGCGGCGTCCGTATCTTAGCCGCGCCTTTCAAGGCGCGGTTTTAGCCCGCACACCGCCTTCACTCATCGCGTCGCAGCGCGACGCCCGAACGGCCGCGATTTCACCAATCCATCACGCTAAATCGTATCAAATCACCAGGCTCGACTTCATCTTCTCCGCCTTCAGCAGGGCGCGGAAGCGTTCTTCATCGCTCTCGCGCGTGTCGCTCACCAGGCAGTAGCGGTAGTCGTGCCAGTGCTGCAGCTCCGCCTCCGCATTGCGCATCCGCAGTTCAAAGGCCTCCGCACTTTCCGTGTTGCGGCCCATCAGCCGCTGGCGCAGTTCCTGCAGGCTCGGCGGCATCACAAAGATGTCCGTCAGGCAGCGGCCCACCAGTTCATCCTCACAGCCGCGCACCTGGCCTGCGCCCTGTACATCGATGTCCATGAACACATCCACCCCACGGCGCAGGTAATCATACACATAGCTTTTCAGCGTGCCGTACCAGCGATTGTGCACACGCGCGTACTCGAAGAATTCCCCCCGATCCACACGGGCCAAAAAGTCCTCCTCCTCCAGGAAAAAGTAGTCCTTCCCATGCTCCTCACCCGGACGTGGCGCACGGGTGGTGCAGGAGACCGAAAACACCGCCGTTTCCCCATCGCACACCTTGCGGCAAAGCGTGGTTTTGCCCGTGCCAGAAGGACCGGAAACCACCACCAAAAGACCGAGACGAGGAGACGTGAGATTCATGCCCCAGCGTTTAGCGATGCCAATGCCCGCTGCAACTGAAAGCGCTACTCATCCCCATCGTCACCATCCCCCACCAAGCCATCCGGCTCGGCCAGCACCCGCTGGAAACGCAGTTGCAGCACCCGGCGCAGGTCCGCCTTCGTCGTGGTCACTTCGTAACCTTCGATGATCACCTTCTCTCCCACCTTCGGCAGATGCCCCAGCAGATGCGTGACATAGCCGCCAATGGTCGTCACTTCCTCGCTCTCGATGTCCAGGCCCGCCTGATCCTTCAGTTCATAAAGGTTCAGCGTCCCCTCCACGATGAATTCATCGTCATCCACCCGGCGAAACTCGCTGTTTTCCTGGTCAAATTCGTCCTGAATGTCGCCCACGATCTCCTCCAGCACGTTGTCCAGCGTCACCACGCCCACCGTGCCGCCATACTCATCCACCGCCAGGGCGATGTGCACATGCCGGTCCAGGAAAAACCGCAGCAGCTTGTCGATCGGCATCATCTCTGGCACCATCGGCAGATCCCGTTTGATCTTGCGCAGGTCCGCCGAAGGCTTGCCGATCAGCGCCAGCAGATCCTTGATGTGAATCAGCCCGATGCTGTGATCCAGGTGCCCTTCCACCAGCGGATAGCGCGTGTGCTTGCAGTCCACCGCCACCTTCAGGTTCGCCTCAAAGGAGTCGTCCGCATCCAGGGAGATCACCTGGTTGCGCGGCGTCATCACATCCCGCACGCAGCGGTCATTCAGCGCCAGCGCATTCAGCAGGATGTCCTTCTCCGTCTCCGTCACCTCCTTGGCATTCTGGCTCTCCGCCACGATGTGCCGCAGCTCCTCTTCAGAGTGCGCCAGCTCACTTTCGGAGGCAGGCTCCAGGCGGAAAAAAGTCTTCAGCAGCCAGTTAGCCGCTCCGTTCAGCACCCAGATGGCCGGCTTGAACAGCACGTAAAAGAAATGCAGCGGCGCACTGATCACCAGCACCGTCGCCAGCGATTTGCGGATGGCCAGCGACTTCGGCGTCAGTTCCCCCAGCACCACGTGTAAGAAGGTTACCACCCCAAAGCCAATGCCGATGGAGACCGACGAAATGATCGGGTCGCTCGTCACGCCCAGCTTCCACATCAGCGGCTGGATCACCCGCGCCACATACGGCTCGCCGATCATCCCCAGGGCAATACTCGCGAGGGTGATGCCAAGCTGCGTGGCAGAAAGGTAACCGTCCAGGTTCTTCAGCGCCTTGCGCGCCACCATCGCACTGGCATGGCCCTCTTCCACCAGGGCGTCGAGCTGCGTGCTACGCACCTTCACAATCGCAAATTCCGCCGCCACAAAGAAGGCGTTCAGCAGCACAAAAAACAGCACCAGCGCGGCCGACCACGCCACTTCGCTGGCCGTCAGGTTCCACTCATGCAAGACCTCATGCGAGGCGTTGCCCATGGCGAGCAACTGGCTATGAATGGAAAGGAAGTCGTTCATGGGGTGGCGCAGACCAGGGGCGATGCAGCAGGATTAGAGCCGCTCGTAGTTACCATCGCAGCGTTTTTCCAGGATGGTAAAGCCCGCACTCTTAGCGTCCGATATGGACACAGGCTTGGTGACTTTGGGAGTTGAAAAGGCACTGACTTGCTTCTTCACCGGTTTCCGGCAAAGGGGGCATTGC is drawn from Prosthecobacter algae and contains these coding sequences:
- the gmk gene encoding guanylate kinase, producing the protein MNLTSPRLGLLVVVSGPSGTGKTTLCRKVCDGETAVFSVSCTTRAPRPGEEHGKDYFFLEEEDFLARVDRGEFFEYARVHNRWYGTLKSYVYDYLRRGVDVFMDIDVQGAGQVRGCEDELVGRCLTDIFVMPPSLQELRQRLMGRNTESAEAFELRMRNAEAELQHWHDYRYCLVSDTRESDEERFRALLKAEKMKSSLVI
- a CDS encoding hemolysin family protein — protein: MNDFLSIHSQLLAMGNASHEVLHEWNLTASEVAWSAALVLFFVLLNAFFVAAEFAIVKVRSTQLDALVEEGHASAMVARKALKNLDGYLSATQLGITLASIALGMIGEPYVARVIQPLMWKLGVTSDPIISSVSIGIGFGVVTFLHVVLGELTPKSLAIRKSLATVLVISAPLHFFYVLFKPAIWVLNGAANWLLKTFFRLEPASESELAHSEEELRHIVAESQNAKEVTETEKDILLNALALNDRCVRDVMTPRNQVISLDADDSFEANLKVAVDCKHTRYPLVEGHLDHSIGLIHIKDLLALIGKPSADLRKIKRDLPMVPEMMPIDKLLRFFLDRHVHIALAVDEYGGTVGVVTLDNVLEEIVGDIQDEFDQENSEFRRVDDDEFIVEGTLNLYELKDQAGLDIESEEVTTIGGYVTHLLGHLPKVGEKVIIEGYEVTTTKADLRRVLQLRFQRVLAEPDGLVGDGDDGDE
- a CDS encoding FmdB family zinc ribbon protein translates to MPTYSYIAENPEEGCPSCRRGFDLRRPMDRTPLTQCPLCRKPVKKQVSAFSTPKVTKPVSISDAKSAGFTILEKRCDGNYERL